TTTCCGAAAGGCTGGCTGTGGAAATGTATGGGAACGACCCGGCACCCTCTCTTCAAAGCCAGGAAACCTGCTACCGGGGAATCTATCCCTCCCGAAAGGAGGAGGCCTACCTTGCCGCTTACTCCTACCGGTAACCCCCCAGGCCCTTCTTTTCTGGTAAAATAAATTAGGGCGGAAGGGTGGGTAATTTCAACATAGACGGTAATTGCCGGGTTCTTAAGGTCCACGGGGCGGCAGGTGCGGGAGCGAACTGCCTCCCCCAGCCGGCGTTCCAGTTCCAGCGAAGTCAAAGGGAAACGCTTGTCAGCACGGGAGGCTGTTATCCGGAAGGGGCCGGGAGGTTCTTGAGGGAAATTTTCCAAGACGGCTTCCTCAATGGCTTCCAGAGTCCTGGGGGTAGGAATAGCAGGAGCAAAATAAGCTATGCCGAACACAGTGCGAAGCTTCTCTTCCCAGGTGGATTCCTTCAGAGGGACAGTGGCCCGAACAAGGAAACGGCCGGGCATTCTTTCTACTCTTACTGAGTCCACCCCCTGGAAACGTTTAACGATATTTTCAGCCAGGACGCGCTCAAAAAAGGAGCGGTTGCGCCCTTTAAGCCCTATTTCAGCATAGTGAACTACAGCAAACCGGCTCTCCATACTATCGCCCAAGGGACTGCGAAATGCATACTGATAAAAACTGGGCAGGATTGGCTCTCATATTACTTGGAATGGACCTAATCCTTATAGTTGCACTCCTTTTCTTTGTAATAATGCCCCCGACCCAGCATTTTGTCAAATATACGCCTCCTCCTTCCTCGGAAAGCTCGTCTCCCCTTTCAACGCTATATACACCAGCTGCCTCTTCTACGCCAGAGCCTTCCCTTACTTCTACCTTTTATTTTACTCCATCGCCTGCTGCTACCCCAACATTCACTCCTTCCCCCAGGCCCGCTGTTCCGTCGCCTACTCCCACACCCCATCGGGATAGGAAATGGATAGAAGTTTCCCTGCGCCAGCAGAAGCTGGTAGCCTACGAGGACGGCAAACCTGTTTTTGAGGCCCTCGTTTCCACAGGTTTGGCACGCTCTCCGACGGTAACGGGGAGGTTCAGGATTTACCTTAAGCTTCTTTACTCTGATATGTCTGGGCCTGGTTATTATTTCAGAAAGGTGCCTTATGTGATGTATTTTTACCGTGGATATGCCCTTCACGGCACTTACTGGCACAACAATTTTGGTCGGCCCATGAGCCGCGGTTGTGTCAATTTGAGGATAGAAGATGCTCGCTGGCTTTTTAACTGGACTGACCCACCTCTTCCGCCCGGAGCAAGTTTTGTCTACTCCTCCCCTGAGAAACCCGGGACCCTGGTGATTATTTACCCCTAACAGGAGGCCAGCATTGCCCCCTGGCTTTTAACGCCCCCATTATCCCGGTGGTAAAACAGATCTGGTCCAGGCAGACTGAATCTTTCGGGTCAATAGCAGGGCAATAAAGCTGTCCCGGTTCCGGAATCCTCAGACGAATGCGCACCTGGCTGAGGCTGGGTCTTATCCCCTTTAGCCTTCAGGGACCTGGAGAATGACAAGCTTGCAATTACACAACTCATATCCTACAAGTTCCTCCGGCCCCCGAAGCCATCTGGAGGCTGTGCCCTGGGTTTGGCTCCATCGCGATGACCTTGCACAATCGCGGGAATTGCGTTGGTGCATATACAAATGGTGCAGGCGCCCTTGCTGTCCGCGTGCGGCAAAGTTATTTTCCAGGACCCCAAAAGTTGAGGCAGGGGTTCCATTTCCTGTAAAGGGGGCTTCCCGCCGGATTCAGGGGACGGCAGCTTGAACTCCGGCGATAGTGCTTCCGAAATCGGCTTTTTTCCCCAGAGAGATTTACGGTCTGAAACTAACCGCTATCTGGCTCTGTGGAAGAAGAAAGCTCTCCTTTGAGCCTGTTGAGCTCCTCTTCCAGTTCTTCCAGTTCTATGGCCATAGAAGTTGGAACGGAATGCTTGGGCCAGCGAGCCTTCAAATCGGAAATTTTCTTCTCCAGTTCCCGAATTCTCGTTTCAATTTCTTTCCTTGACACCTCAGCCTCCTTCGGGTAAAATATACCCCCAGGGGGTATTTTAGCACATTTCCAGCAAGAGTCAAGGGGCGAAAGCGGGTGATGGAAAGCTTGAAATCTGGAAACAAAACGGGGTTGATGGTGGATCCGGTCAGGTGCAGGGCATGCGCGAAGTGCTTGGCCAGAAGGGTGTGCAGAAGCAAAGCCCTGGTTCAGGTAGATCCAGGGGAACCACCCTTTGTGGATCCGAGCCGGTGTTACGGTTGCCTTCTTTGCGTTGTAGAGTGCCCATTTGATGCTATTATACCTTACTGAAAGGAGGAACGATGGCCCAGCTTTTTAGAGAGAATTTACCCATTATCGTGATAGCTCTCATCCTCATAGCGGCATACCTTCTCCTCAGGACCCGGCCCAGTCCTGTGGAGTCTATGGAAGAGTTCAACGCTCTTATAACGGGTGGCAATCCTGTAGTGGTGGAACTTTTCTCCAATGCCTGAAGCGCCTGCCTTCTATCAAAGCCCATCGTGGATGGGCTGGAGAGAAGACTTGCAGGCAAAGCCTCTCTGGTGAGGCTGGACGTATGGGGAAAGCCAGGCCGGGATTTAGCCTCTAAATACGGGATAAGGGCTGTTCCCTCTTTCCTCATCTTTGACGGCAAGGGGAATCTGGCAGGATATTACGTTGGCATTCCTGACCAAAAGGCTATAATAGAGGTGATAGAAAGCCTGAACAGGGGGGATTAGGCCATGGACCTATACGATGTCATAATCATAGGTTCGGGGCCGGCAGGGTTAAGCGCAGCCATCTACTCCGCCAGGTCCGCCCTTAAGACTCTGGTTATAACCGGGAGAGCCATAGGAGGACAGGCAGCTCTTACGGCTGAAATTGAGAATTACCCTGGCTTCCCGGAAGGTATCTCGGGAATGGAATTGACCCGCCTCATGCAGGAGCAGGCCAAAAAGTTCGGAGCAGAAATCCAGATGGATGAAGTCCTCTCGGTGAACCTTAGAGAACATCCTTTCACCGTTACCACTTATTCCGGAGATTACCGGTGCAAAGCCCTTATCATTGCCACCGGCGTTTCTCCCAGAAAGCTCGGAGTGCCAGGGGAGGAAGAATTCATAGGTCGGGGTGTTTCTTTCTGCGCCACCTGCGATGGGTTTTTCTTCAAAGACCAGGAAGTGGCTGTAGTGGGGGGCGGAGATAGCGCCGTGAAAGAGGCCCTTTACCTTACCCGTTTCGCCCGCAAGGTATACATAATCCACAGACGAGACCAGCTCCGGGCTGAGGCCATAATTCAGGAAAGGGCGCGCCAGAACGACCGTATTGAGTTCGTTTTAAATTCTATCGTAACCGAAATCGTGGGAAAGGAGAAGGTGGAGGGGGTCAGGATCAAGAACCTCAAAACCGGCGAGGAATCTTTCCTGAAAGTGGATGGAGTTTTTGTCTACATCGGGAACATACCCAACACTTCTCTGTTCCAGGGACAACTGGAGTTGGACGAGCAGGGCTATATCGTAACCGACAGGGCAATGCATACCAGTGTTCCCGGGGTATTTGCGGCGGGAGATGTTCAGGAGAGGATTTTAGCCCAGGTGGTGACGGCTGCGGCATCGGGAGCCATAGCGGCCATGGAGGCGGAGAAATTCATCGCCCACCTTGAAGGAAGGGAGTATCCGGGGAAAGAGTGGAGGGGTTAAAGCTTTAGGGCTGCCCTCGCTAAATTAAGGACCGCTATCTCCACCAGAGAAGCGCTAATACCCGCCGAGAAAAGGGGGAGGAATTCTCCTCCTTTTTCTATCCCGTCAGGATAAAGGTTTAAAGCGAGCTTGAGAAGCATAGCGTTTATCGTTCCCAGAAGCAGGAGAGGGCCCACCATGCTCAGGAAAGTAAGAGGATATAGTAGAAATGGGTCCCGGGTTTCTATCAAAGCCACAGACCCCACTCCCACGGTGACGAGCAGTGCCAGCTCCCGGAAGTTCTCCAGGCTCCTGCGGGGGGTCGGATTTTTGAAAGTTATGGAGTTGAAAAAGGGTATGAACCATCCTCCCCAGCTGAAACCGTAGAACAGGCCCGTGACCAATCTCAACCCGTTTGAGGGAGCATAGAGAAGAGGGCTTCCCCTCCATAAATCCCAAAAAGAATTGAAGCCATCCACCCCCCATAGGATTACGAAGCTCGCCAGGGCTAAAGAGATCTTAAGTGGGGGAAAGAGCCCGCTTTTCAATTTTCCTCTGAGAATTAGAAGAATAGTAGCCAGAAGGAGGCCAAGGTAGGTGCCGGTGCAGCGGGCACAGAGGGGGCTCTGTTCTCCCTCAAAGAAAAGGGAATGCTCCGGCAGGCGGTGGCATACCCCTGAGGCTACAAAATTGGCTTTGCCCATAAGGCTCCAAGGTGGCAGAGCCGTGAGGAGAGCTAGGGCGAAGAGACCAGAGAGCAGGAGAAAAACCCTCAGGGCTGGATTCATTTTTTGTAAACCCCTACCAGGTGAACTTTTCGCCCGGGAGGGATGAACCTTTCTATAAGAACGCTCGCGCGGAAGGAAAGCCTGTTGAAGGCCAAGTACGTGGGGTCCTCTATCACAAGCAGAGAGACCTTTTTCAGTCCGACTTTTGAGGCTTCCTCTTCGATTTTAGATGGGGTGTTAGCGCGATAGTAGGGGTAGAAGACATCCTGGCTTTGGCGCCCGTAAAGGCTCGCCACAAGGGCTCGTTGCAGGAATAACCCGGCTCTGGCTACTTCGCGGCCGAAACGGGGAATTGGGTTCAGCAGGTTAGGAGTGAGGAATATAAAGTGGCCTCCCGGTTTCAGCACTCTGGCTATTTCCCTGAAGGTTTTCTCTGGCTCGGCCAGGTGCTCCAGAACCCAGCTGCATATCACCAAGTCAAAGGAACCAGACAAGAAAGGGAGAATTTCCGCCCGGGCCTGGATCCGGAAAATGGCCGGTGCTCTATGTTCTCGCAGTGAGGCCCAATCGTAATCTACCCCAACGGTAAGGGCAGTCCGGGGGTGAAGGCGCTCCATGATCCCTCCTCGGCCACAGCCCAGATCCAGAACTCTCACCCCCGGACCAAGGTAAGAAGCCACAATTTCCTGATAAACCTCGGTGGAAGGTTTCCACCCAGGCTTTAAAGTTCGGTATAAGGCTCTGTAGTATTCTTGCCTGTCTTTCAGAGGCACTGGGAATACCCGCAGTTCCGGCAGATAACGCATCCCTCGCTGTATTCCAGAAGGCTCCCGCAATCCGGACACTCGGGAGAAAGCCCGAAATCAAAGGTTGAGGAAGTTTTTGATGTTGTGGGTGCTCCTGATACCTGTTGCCCCTCACCTTTTTGAGCTTTCATGTGCCGCTCCATCGCCTTCGCTATAGCGTCAGCACAGGAGAGGATGGGGCCACCATCATGCCAGGTGGGGGCTGGGCACCTTATCCCTTTGAGCTGCTTGACTATAGCTTGGGGGTTTATCCCGCTCCTGAGGGCCAGGGATATAAGCCGACCTATAGCTTCCGACTGGGAAGCGACACATCCACCGGATTTGCCCACTTGGAGGAAAACTTCACACAGCCCTATTTGGTCCTCGTTCACGGTAACGTAGAGGTTACGGCCGCAGCCCAGAGGTATTTTCTCGGTAGTGCCATGGGTGACAAGGGGGCGAGGCCTGGGGGATAGCACCCCAGGAAGGCCCGGCTGGGCAGCTCTGACCTCCTCTTTCTTTTCCTCAACTCCTACGTTTAATACTTGTGCCTCCCGGCTGCGGTCCCGATACAGGGTCACCCCTTT
This is a stretch of genomic DNA from Anaerolineae bacterium. It encodes these proteins:
- the thiI gene encoding tRNA 4-thiouridine(8) synthase ThiI; the protein is MESRFAVVHYAEIGLKGRNRSFFERVLAENIVKRFQGVDSVRVERMPGRFLVRATVPLKESTWEEKLRTVFGIAYFAPAIPTPRTLEAIEEAVLENFPQEPPGPFRITASRADKRFPLTSLELERRLGEAVRSRTCRPVDLKNPAITVYVEITHPSALIYFTRKEGPGGLPVGVSGKVGLLLSGGIDSPVAGFLALKRGCRVVPIHFHSQPFGNWLASEEKAVEIVKVLTDWGMEPYVYIIPIGDLQQEIVLSAPSAFRLVLYRRLMLRIAEKVMEREGGLALVTGDSLGQVASQTLENIVAISQAVQMPILRPLIGFDKAEIIKIANSIGTYEISIRPGEDCCQFLMPRKVATRPTLAEVLEAEKELDMERMVRHALENMRQIPVRRK
- a CDS encoding L,D-transpeptidase family protein, whose product is MDLILIVALLFFVIMPPTQHFVKYTPPPSSESSSPLSTLYTPAASSTPEPSLTSTFYFTPSPAATPTFTPSPRPAVPSPTPTPHRDRKWIEVSLRQQKLVAYEDGKPVFEALVSTGLARSPTVTGRFRIYLKLLYSDMSGPGYYFRKVPYVMYFYRGYALHGTYWHNNFGRPMSRGCVNLRIEDARWLFNWTDPPLPPGASFVYSSPEKPGTLVIIYP
- a CDS encoding histidine kinase; the protein is MSRKEIETRIRELEKKISDLKARWPKHSVPTSMAIELEELEEELNRLKGELSSSTEPDSG
- a CDS encoding thioredoxin family protein — encoded protein: MDGLERRLAGKASLVRLDVWGKPGRDLASKYGIRAVPSFLIFDGKGNLAGYYVGIPDQKAIIEVIESLNRGD
- the trxB gene encoding thioredoxin-disulfide reductase, yielding MDLYDVIIIGSGPAGLSAAIYSARSALKTLVITGRAIGGQAALTAEIENYPGFPEGISGMELTRLMQEQAKKFGAEIQMDEVLSVNLREHPFTVTTYSGDYRCKALIIATGVSPRKLGVPGEEEFIGRGVSFCATCDGFFFKDQEVAVVGGGDSAVKEALYLTRFARKVYIIHRRDQLRAEAIIQERARQNDRIEFVLNSIVTEIVGKEKVEGVRIKNLKTGEESFLKVDGVFVYIGNIPNTSLFQGQLELDEQGYIVTDRAMHTSVPGVFAAGDVQERILAQVVTAAASGAIAAMEAEKFIAHLEGREYPGKEWRG
- a CDS encoding DUF2085 domain-containing protein, which translates into the protein MNPALRVFLLLSGLFALALLTALPPWSLMGKANFVASGVCHRLPEHSLFFEGEQSPLCARCTGTYLGLLLATILLILRGKLKSGLFPPLKISLALASFVILWGVDGFNSFWDLWRGSPLLYAPSNGLRLVTGLFYGFSWGGWFIPFFNSITFKNPTPRRSLENFRELALLVTVGVGSVALIETRDPFLLYPLTFLSMVGPLLLLGTINAMLLKLALNLYPDGIEKGGEFLPLFSAGISASLVEIAVLNLARAALKL
- a CDS encoding class I SAM-dependent methyltransferase; protein product: MRYLPELRVFPVPLKDRQEYYRALYRTLKPGWKPSTEVYQEIVASYLGPGVRVLDLGCGRGGIMERLHPRTALTVGVDYDWASLREHRAPAIFRIQARAEILPFLSGSFDLVICSWVLEHLAEPEKTFREIARVLKPGGHFIFLTPNLLNPIPRFGREVARAGLFLQRALVASLYGRQSQDVFYPYYRANTPSKIEEEASKVGLKKVSLLVIEDPTYLAFNRLSFRASVLIERFIPPGRKVHLVGVYKK